From Caldicellulosiruptor hydrothermalis 108, a single genomic window includes:
- the argH gene encoding argininosuccinate lyase: protein MRRIKLWEGRFSKSTAQIFDLFNASIMTDIKLFEYDILGSVAHVKMLAKCNIILEDEAKLIIDSLYQILEDFKSGKIEFEISDEDVHMLIEKELIKRIGEVGKKVHTARSRNDQVALDERLFCREKNLYLQELIKTLINTIVNLAEENIDVIMPGFTHLQKAQPILFSHYILAYAQMLKRDLLRLRQNYSMTNYSPLGSAALAGTTFEIDRFFVASELGFESVTENSIDTVSDRDFILEMLFLLAMIQMHLSRLAEDFIIFNTDEFKFIELDDSFCSGSSIMPQKKNPDALELIRGKTGRVYANLIGLLTVLKGLPLSYNKDLQEDKEFLFDSIETVEMSLVIINEILKTLKINKENMERSCKSGFINATDLADYLVTKGIAFRDAHFIVGNIVKYCIESGKTLEDLSLEEYKRFSEKIQEDVCQFIKIETCVNRRKSYGGTSLESVRKQIDNLKEFLNKLK from the coding sequence ATGAGGAGAATTAAGCTCTGGGAAGGCAGGTTCTCAAAGTCTACAGCGCAGATTTTTGACCTTTTTAATGCTTCTATCATGACTGATATAAAACTCTTTGAATACGACATTCTTGGGTCTGTTGCCCACGTTAAAATGCTTGCAAAGTGCAATATTATCCTTGAGGATGAGGCAAAACTTATCATAGATAGTCTCTATCAAATATTAGAAGACTTTAAATCAGGTAAAATCGAATTTGAAATTTCTGATGAAGATGTCCACATGCTGATTGAAAAAGAGCTCATAAAGAGAATAGGAGAAGTTGGCAAAAAGGTTCACACAGCCAGAAGCAGAAATGACCAAGTTGCTCTTGATGAGAGATTATTTTGTCGTGAAAAGAATTTGTATCTTCAAGAACTGATAAAAACGCTAATAAACACCATTGTAAACTTAGCCGAAGAAAATATTGATGTAATTATGCCAGGGTTTACTCATCTGCAAAAGGCTCAGCCCATACTTTTTTCTCATTATATTCTTGCATATGCTCAAATGCTAAAAAGAGATTTGTTAAGACTAAGACAAAACTACAGCATGACAAATTACAGCCCGCTTGGCAGTGCTGCTTTGGCAGGAACCACATTTGAAATAGACAGATTTTTTGTGGCAAGTGAACTTGGTTTTGAAAGCGTGACAGAAAACAGTATCGACACTGTCTCTGACAGGGATTTCATCCTTGAAATGTTATTTTTACTTGCCATGATTCAGATGCATTTGTCACGACTTGCAGAAGATTTTATCATTTTCAATACTGATGAATTTAAATTTATTGAACTTGACGATAGTTTCTGTTCAGGCAGTAGCATCATGCCTCAAAAGAAAAATCCTGACGCTTTAGAGCTAATACGTGGCAAAACAGGAAGAGTATATGCAAACTTGATTGGACTTTTAACAGTACTAAAGGGTCTGCCTCTTTCATACAACAAGGATTTGCAGGAGGACAAAGAATTTTTATTTGATTCAATTGAAACAGTAGAAATGAGTTTAGTAATAATAAATGAAATACTCAAAACTCTCAAAATTAACAAAGAAAACATGGAGCGTTCTTGCAAATCTGGATTTATCAATGCAACAGACCTTGCAGATTACTTGGTGACAAAAGGAATAGCTTTTAGAGATGCCCACTTTATTGTGGGAAACATTGTAAAGTACTGTATTGAAAGCGGCAAAACATTAGAAGACTTATCGTTAGAGGAATATAAAAGATTCAGTGAGAAGATTCAAGAGGATGTATGTCAATTTATAAAGATTGAAACCTGCGTAAACCGGAGAAAAAGCTATGGCGGAACTTCGCTGGAGAGTGTAAGAAAACAAATTGATAATCTAAAGGAATTTTTGAATAAATTAAAGTAA
- a CDS encoding 50S ribosomal protein L25/general stress protein Ctc, whose translation MEPVLVYNRRDVFTKSNLNRLRKEGYIPAVAYGDDIKSLPGYVSKKEFEKLYHQKGLAGKIKISIDGKERTALIKEVQTHYTKGNIIHVDFQILSENKPIYVEVPIIFENAEILKSRGLVLQRQMDTVEIEGLPKDIPEHLVIDLMGYEKPTAIKLRDIKLPEGIKITEDLDEVVAVIDVSEITEEPEVEEKKEETSSNA comes from the coding sequence ATGGAACCAGTACTTGTCTACAACAGAAGGGACGTATTTACAAAGAGCAATTTAAATAGACTCAGAAAAGAAGGATATATCCCTGCTGTTGCGTATGGTGATGACATAAAGAGCCTTCCTGGATATGTTTCTAAAAAGGAGTTTGAAAAATTATATCATCAAAAAGGTTTGGCTGGTAAAATAAAGATTTCAATTGATGGGAAAGAGAGAACTGCTCTTATAAAAGAGGTTCAGACCCATTATACAAAAGGGAATATAATTCATGTGGATTTTCAGATACTTTCCGAAAACAAGCCTATCTATGTTGAGGTGCCAATTATATTTGAAAACGCAGAGATTTTGAAGTCAAGAGGACTTGTGCTGCAAAGACAGATGGACACAGTAGAGATAGAAGGGCTTCCTAAGGATATTCCAGAGCATTTGGTAATTGACTTGATGGGCTATGAAAAGCCTACAGCTATAAAGTTGAGAGATATAAAACTTCCAGAGGGAATCAAAATAACAGAAGATTTAGATGAAGTTGTTGCAGTAATTGATGTAAGCGAGATTACAGAAGAGCCAGAGGTAGAGGAGAAAAAAGAAGAGACTTCTTCAAATGCATAG
- a CDS encoding YesL family protein: MAGFFGFFDYTKPGPGVPENEPPKSKFIVFFEVLARKFWKLSWLNILYFLVSLPILILLYFVIGDYIYPIIQSATKGAGNIKDIQSLQGFLMTAFGLTLLSGFMVFGIGPTTAGFTYIVRNFAREEHAWVTSDFFEHTKKNLKEGITSFITDLLVLWIFSVAIRFYSVQSLKYPSVGIIKYFLIFTLFIYFMMHIYIYPMMVTYNLKVRHIYKNAFIFTILKLPHTIGMFLLLVTVWLIPFLLLFVTRFIPVLLLYPLIWVSIIGLAQNFYTNYIFGIYLNPQKESEEQLESQENTELSSGKDDDSNSKDSV; the protein is encoded by the coding sequence GTGGCAGGATTTTTTGGATTCTTTGATTATACAAAGCCTGGGCCGGGTGTGCCGGAAAACGAGCCTCCAAAATCAAAGTTTATAGTGTTTTTTGAAGTACTTGCGAGAAAGTTTTGGAAACTGTCTTGGCTAAATATCTTGTATTTTCTTGTTTCGTTGCCGATACTAATATTACTTTATTTTGTTATTGGTGATTATATTTATCCTATTATCCAATCTGCAACAAAGGGAGCTGGAAACATAAAAGATATTCAATCGCTGCAAGGTTTTTTGATGACAGCTTTTGGCTTGACACTTTTAAGTGGGTTTATGGTGTTTGGTATAGGACCAACAACTGCAGGTTTTACGTATATTGTGAGGAACTTTGCAAGGGAAGAACATGCGTGGGTTACAAGTGATTTTTTTGAACATACAAAAAAGAACCTCAAAGAAGGAATAACAAGTTTTATAACAGATTTGTTGGTGTTGTGGATATTTTCTGTAGCTATACGATTTTATTCAGTTCAAAGTCTTAAATATCCCAGTGTAGGAATTATAAAGTACTTTTTGATATTTACACTTTTTATCTATTTCATGATGCATATATATATCTACCCTATGATGGTAACATACAACCTGAAAGTGAGACACATTTATAAAAATGCTTTTATCTTCACCATTTTAAAACTTCCTCATACTATTGGAATGTTTTTGTTATTAGTAACAGTATGGCTAATTCCTTTCCTACTTTTATTTGTGACACGATTTATACCAGTGCTGCTTCTTTATCCTTTAATATGGGTGAGCATAATTGGGCTTGCCCAGAATTTCTACACAAACTACATCTTCGGGATATATCTCAATCCTCAAAAGGAATCTGAAGAACAGCTTGAAAGTCAAGAAAATACTGAACTTTCTTCCGGCAAAGATGATGACAGCAACAGCAAAGATAGTGTATAA
- a CDS encoding CarD family transcriptional regulator: MYKVGDTIIHPLHGAGRIVEIVEEKVFDSVQKYYVVKILYNGMKVLVPVKSASEIGIRNVISEEEANRVFELLKDNSFKVDINGCGNYNKRIRENQQKLKSGNIYCVVEVLKMLAMREKVKGLSTNEKMMFNTAKQILVSELGLAKGLAIEEVERMVDSILFELETAE; the protein is encoded by the coding sequence ATGTATAAGGTGGGAGATACTATAATACACCCTTTGCATGGAGCAGGTAGGATAGTTGAGATAGTTGAGGAGAAGGTTTTCGATAGTGTTCAGAAATATTATGTGGTAAAGATATTGTACAATGGAATGAAGGTACTGGTGCCTGTCAAAAGCGCATCAGAGATTGGCATCCGGAATGTTATTTCAGAAGAGGAAGCAAACAGGGTATTTGAACTTTTGAAAGACAACAGTTTTAAGGTTGACATAAATGGCTGCGGAAATTATAACAAGCGAATAAGAGAAAATCAGCAAAAGCTAAAGAGCGGAAATATTTACTGCGTTGTAGAAGTTTTAAAGATGCTTGCAATGAGAGAAAAGGTAAAAGGACTTTCGACAAACGAAAAGATGATGTTCAACACGGCAAAACAGATTTTAGTAAGTGAGCTTGGACTTGCGAAAGGTCTTGCCATTGAAGAAGTTGAGAGGATGGTTGATAGTATTTTATTTGAGCTTGAGACGGCAGAGTAA
- a CDS encoding LCP family protein yields the protein MNRARNKKIVLSIIASILLISVAVGGYIYKVFVIDAKHIEKVFTKKTQTSKISSLKYPFDDSSVNILIVGLDKASNRTVYDMHRTDTILFININFKDKKVRGISIPRDTLTQIYKVEKWDKINSAFGYGGGEKKEGFIYTMETVSKLLGGMPVDYYVGFDLDAIRKVVNILGGVYVNVEVPVRVKTKWVDIDLKPGYQKLNGIETLYYALWRKTPGGDIDRIKRDKELILSVFQQLKESNKIIKLPEIYWKIRKHFFTNLSLQQITSLAYFAQSMNKEDMVFESIPGTYFNYAGVSYWKPDYEGIKKLVKDLLGYDIEIDLQLPERFKYVPRIVKHKTSNSSQKTVKKNSQVADQEHQKTTEGQVQQSSSIDTSLPAQNSDNPSTGDTTAKAQQSSQALESQQTLPPENTQDSLYKNQGQTSSVQSDSSPSTDSDVNTNVYSEVR from the coding sequence ATGAACAGGGCAAGAAATAAAAAAATTGTGCTTTCAATTATAGCTTCGATTTTGCTTATAAGTGTAGCTGTGGGTGGGTACATTTACAAGGTTTTTGTTATTGATGCAAAACATATTGAGAAGGTTTTCACAAAAAAAACGCAAACATCAAAAATCTCCTCTTTAAAGTATCCTTTTGATGACAGTAGTGTGAACATCTTGATTGTTGGACTTGACAAGGCAAGCAATAGAACAGTGTACGATATGCACCGAACAGACACAATTTTGTTTATAAACATTAACTTCAAAGATAAAAAGGTTAGAGGAATTTCTATTCCAAGAGACACACTTACACAAATATACAAAGTTGAAAAATGGGATAAGATTAACAGTGCATTTGGTTATGGAGGAGGAGAGAAAAAAGAAGGTTTTATATATACAATGGAAACTGTGAGTAAGCTCTTGGGCGGGATGCCGGTGGATTATTACGTTGGATTTGACCTTGATGCTATAAGAAAGGTTGTAAACATATTGGGTGGTGTTTATGTCAATGTTGAGGTGCCAGTGAGGGTAAAGACAAAGTGGGTGGACATTGATTTAAAACCGGGGTATCAGAAACTGAATGGCATAGAAACTCTTTATTACGCTCTTTGGAGAAAAACTCCTGGTGGTGACATAGACAGGATAAAAAGAGATAAAGAGCTAATTCTTTCGGTTTTTCAGCAGCTTAAAGAAAGTAATAAGATAATAAAACTGCCAGAAATATATTGGAAGATAAGAAAACACTTTTTTACCAATCTTTCTCTTCAGCAGATAACATCGCTTGCTTATTTTGCCCAGAGCATGAATAAAGAAGACATGGTATTTGAGAGTATTCCTGGCACTTATTTTAACTATGCGGGAGTGAGCTACTGGAAACCAGATTATGAAGGGATAAAAAAGCTTGTAAAGGACCTACTTGGCTATGACATTGAAATAGACCTTCAGCTTCCTGAAAGATTTAAATATGTACCGCGGATTGTAAAACATAAAACCAGTAATTCTTCCCAAAAAACTGTGAAGAAAAATTCACAGGTTGCAGACCAAGAACACCAGAAAACAACAGAAGGACAAGTTCAGCAAAGTAGTTCAATTGATACTTCCTTGCCTGCACAAAATTCAGATAATCCTTCAACTGGGGATACTACTGCTAAGGCTCAGCAATCTTCGCAAGCACTGGAAAGTCAGCAAACTTTGCCACCCGAAAATACTCAAGATAGCTTGTACAAAAATCAAGGTCAGACTTCATCAGTCCAAAGTGATTCTTCACCCTCTACAGACTCAGATGTAAATACAAATGTTTATAGTGAGGTCAGGTAG
- a CDS encoding glycosyltransferase family 4 protein, translating into MKKVLVLSSAHPWDDERVFNKITKSLSKKYETALCAVADKQFFEVDGIKIFGLLKLPRSKRYKNYLKIIKIIKEFKPDIIHFHDPDLLVLSLYFKFFLKKKVIYDVHEDYPLAFKDRKYFPEPFTMLFSILFNLAEKTISRLLDGVVTVTEDIYLKFNCKNKEVIKNYPVAETFLEEKDGTVDGTLNLIYIGSVSQSRGITNLILAVKSLHELDIRLDIVGPAENQKYFEEIKKYEDEKIRIWGRVPKKDIPRILKSAHVGFVTLLPLSRYKTSLPLKLFEYMAAKVAVVASNFELWGRIVEESDCGILVDPTNLQDIKNAILFFYNNRDQIVKKGLNGYRAFIEKYNWSEEEKKLFQFYKRIEEY; encoded by the coding sequence TTGAAAAAGGTGCTGGTTTTGTCTTCTGCCCATCCATGGGATGATGAAAGAGTGTTCAACAAGATAACAAAGAGTCTTTCGAAAAAGTATGAAACAGCCCTATGTGCTGTTGCAGACAAGCAATTTTTTGAAGTTGACGGGATAAAGATTTTTGGGCTTCTAAAATTGCCACGCTCAAAGAGATATAAAAATTATTTAAAAATCATAAAGATAATTAAGGAATTTAAACCTGACATCATTCACTTTCATGACCCTGACCTTTTGGTTTTATCCTTGTACTTTAAGTTTTTCTTAAAGAAAAAAGTGATATACGACGTGCATGAGGACTATCCTTTAGCTTTTAAAGACAGGAAGTATTTTCCAGAGCCGTTTACCATGTTGTTTTCAATACTTTTTAATCTGGCCGAAAAAACTATAAGCAGACTTTTAGACGGTGTTGTGACTGTTACAGAAGACATATATTTAAAATTTAATTGCAAGAACAAGGAGGTTATCAAAAATTATCCTGTTGCTGAGACATTTTTGGAAGAAAAAGATGGCACTGTTGATGGAACCTTAAACCTTATATATATAGGAAGCGTTTCGCAGAGCAGAGGAATAACAAACTTGATTTTAGCAGTGAAAAGTTTGCACGAACTTGACATAAGATTAGACATTGTTGGTCCTGCTGAAAATCAAAAATACTTTGAAGAGATAAAGAAATACGAAGATGAAAAAATAAGGATATGGGGAAGAGTGCCTAAAAAAGATATTCCTAGAATTTTAAAAAGTGCTCATGTTGGATTTGTGACGCTGCTACCACTTTCGCGGTATAAAACTTCGCTTCCTTTAAAACTTTTTGAATATATGGCTGCAAAGGTAGCTGTCGTTGCTTCAAACTTTGAACTTTGGGGAAGAATAGTTGAGGAAAGTGACTGTGGTATTTTAGTTGATCCTACAAATCTTCAGGATATCAAAAATGCTATATTGTTTTTTTACAACAACAGAGACCAAATAGTAAAGAAAGGCTTAAATGGTTACAGGGCGTTTATAGAAAAGTACAACTGGTCTGAAGAGGAGAAAAAGCTTTTTCAATTTTACAAAAGGATAGAAGAGTATTGA
- a CDS encoding O-antigen ligase family protein has product MENAFRVRLKQQVIPAILYLTFLSGFFGSTLAYPKLSYLFAYRIFLAFLFFLIFIDLMLNGIELKSFLNFSTFFLIGWCAYSLLSFLWAQDIKSAVRDQVFLTINIFVILIFMYYSKYLRWDVFENIILISFIIHLAVGYLEVVTDKHLWTSKVPLYNLHRTPSTFFANPNDFATYLVLYLPFILAVAINKSRNNFFKKWAAFLGAVLAIPLLILTTSRANYIGFLIALFVYFLLAGKDQKKSLLQYGAIFLVFLMLIIGFRLDFGAFNKAVEMIKIQISSLVDFSQTYLSSNVRRELLIVYGLSFLYDYLFFGVGSGNSRVLMEKVKQYTVNVELHNWFLDVLVCYGLVIFILYLIWIVYILYNLFKIKKSSNTLNPPTIPLISSISAFFISSISSSKMIEMRIMWFVFALSLFVLAKSKEEKGEY; this is encoded by the coding sequence ATGGAGAATGCATTTAGAGTTAGATTGAAGCAGCAGGTTATTCCAGCTATTTTGTACTTGACCTTTTTGAGTGGTTTTTTTGGGAGTACTCTTGCGTATCCAAAGCTAAGTTACCTTTTTGCATATAGAATATTTTTGGCATTTTTGTTTTTTCTCATTTTTATCGACTTGATGTTAAATGGGATTGAGCTGAAGAGTTTTCTTAACTTTTCGACTTTTTTTCTAATAGGGTGGTGTGCCTACTCACTTTTAAGTTTTTTATGGGCTCAGGATATAAAAAGTGCAGTGAGGGACCAGGTTTTTTTAACCATCAATATATTTGTGATACTGATATTTATGTATTACTCAAAATATCTTAGATGGGATGTTTTTGAAAACATAATATTGATTTCATTTATCATCCATCTTGCTGTAGGCTATTTAGAAGTAGTGACTGACAAACATTTGTGGACATCTAAGGTACCTTTATACAATCTTCATAGAACTCCTTCAACCTTTTTTGCAAATCCAAACGATTTTGCAACTTATTTGGTTTTATATTTGCCTTTTATTTTAGCTGTTGCGATAAACAAAAGTAGAAATAATTTTTTCAAAAAGTGGGCAGCCTTTTTAGGCGCAGTTTTGGCTATCCCACTTTTGATTCTTACCACAAGCAGAGCAAATTACATAGGATTTTTAATAGCTTTGTTTGTTTATTTTCTTTTGGCTGGTAAAGACCAGAAAAAGAGTCTTCTACAGTATGGAGCTATATTTTTAGTTTTTTTAATGCTTATAATAGGTTTTAGACTGGATTTTGGAGCGTTTAATAAGGCAGTTGAAATGATAAAAATTCAGATTTCTTCGCTTGTTGATTTTTCCCAGACTTATCTTTCATCTAATGTGCGGCGAGAACTTTTGATTGTGTATGGTCTTTCGTTTTTGTATGACTATCTCTTTTTTGGAGTTGGTTCAGGCAACAGCAGGGTTTTGATGGAAAAGGTAAAACAGTATACTGTAAATGTTGAACTTCATAATTGGTTTTTGGATGTTCTTGTGTGTTACGGCTTGGTAATATTCATCTTGTATCTTATTTGGATAGTCTATATACTTTACAATCTTTTTAAAATAAAAAAGAGCAGTAATACTTTAAACCCACCAACAATCCCTTTAATAAGCTCTATTTCTGCCTTTTTTATATCAAGCATAAGTTCATCAAAGATGATTGAGATGAGGATAATGTGGTTTGTATTTGCACTTTCGCTGTTTGTTTTAGCAAAGTCAAAAGAAGAAAAAGGAGAGTATTGA
- a CDS encoding O-antigen ligase family protein: MYRLISYLKTNKYELLLGASTAVCLQFVRYSYIPVYLFLLALFFISFYVYKPKMRFDILNFVPMFFYVSLALISLLLLNVSLDKDKAIIGVINAFIFPAIFYIFLISCNEDCILKIEKIWLFLLAIASVVCSFEFLYYIAFKTFRERTISIFFNPNTFAFFLVMVYPLVINKLKDEKSKLLVSFLIFIEILLSGSRTGFVVYIFEFFLINIYLIRKNILKVFLAVAGILTIFLPKILYRIPSLSDVTNPKTAVGQRVFVIEFVLRYFSHRSLFEGIGAGQFELFFRKLKAPGIVALHSAHNLFLNALIEYGIIGYMILVFIVYFSVFLSAYNFFKHKEEYDRNILIGFILITIFQMFDMAEITNSRMLLINMLYTFYLFLPIYRFKRWRAIDGECI, from the coding sequence ATGTACCGGCTGATCAGTTACTTGAAAACCAATAAATATGAGCTTTTGCTTGGGGCAAGCACTGCTGTTTGCCTGCAGTTTGTTAGGTATTCGTATATTCCTGTATATTTGTTTTTATTGGCGCTATTTTTTATATCCTTTTATGTCTATAAACCAAAAATGAGATTTGACATTTTGAATTTTGTTCCTATGTTTTTTTATGTGAGCCTTGCATTGATTTCTCTCTTGTTACTAAATGTCAGTTTAGACAAGGACAAGGCTATTATAGGTGTAATAAATGCTTTCATATTCCCAGCAATATTTTATATCTTCCTCATTTCATGTAACGAAGATTGCATTTTGAAAATAGAAAAAATATGGTTGTTTTTATTAGCAATTGCTTCAGTTGTGTGTAGTTTTGAATTTTTGTATTATATAGCTTTCAAAACTTTTAGAGAGAGAACTATTTCAATCTTTTTTAATCCAAACACATTTGCGTTTTTTTTAGTTATGGTTTACCCACTTGTGATAAACAAGTTGAAAGATGAAAAGTCAAAACTTTTGGTATCGTTCTTAATATTTATAGAAATCTTACTTTCTGGTTCAAGGACAGGGTTTGTAGTATATATATTCGAGTTTTTTCTTATAAATATTTACCTTATCAGAAAAAATATCTTAAAGGTTTTCTTAGCAGTAGCTGGTATATTGACTATTTTCCTTCCTAAGATTCTCTATAGAATTCCAAGCTTAAGTGATGTAACAAATCCTAAAACGGCTGTTGGGCAGAGAGTTTTTGTGATTGAATTTGTTTTGAGATATTTTTCACACAGAAGCCTGTTTGAAGGAATTGGCGCAGGTCAATTTGAGCTATTTTTTAGAAAGTTAAAAGCGCCTGGTATAGTTGCCCTTCACTCGGCACATAATTTGTTTTTAAATGCCCTTATTGAATATGGTATAATAGGATATATGATTTTAGTTTTTATAGTTTATTTTTCGGTTTTTCTTTCTGCATATAATTTTTTTAAACACAAAGAAGAATATGATAGAAATATTCTTATTGGATTTATTCTTATAACCATTTTTCAGATGTTTGATATGGCTGAAATTACAAATAGTAGGATGCTATTAATTAACATGCTATATACATTTTATCTTTTCTTGCCTATTTACAGATTTAAAAGGTGGAGAGCTATAGATGGAGAATGCATTTAG
- a CDS encoding acyltransferase codes for MRFISEKAKIAEDVEIGYFVVIEDDVKIGSGCKIGHNVIIKKGSIIGDNVEISDGTIIGKSPQKAIASKTTEEIVLPPAKIGNNVKIGANSIIYRGAVISDNVFIADLVTIRENVTIGEYTIIGRGVSIENKTIIGSRCKIETNAYITALSEIEDWAFIAPCVVTSNDNFAGRGKDRAKYFKGVTVKRGGRIGANATVLPGKVIGEEGFVGAGSVVTKDVMPRKIVVGNPAREIKDVPADQLLENQ; via the coding sequence ATGAGATTTATAAGTGAGAAAGCAAAGATAGCTGAAGACGTTGAAATAGGCTATTTTGTTGTGATAGAAGATGATGTTAAGATAGGTAGCGGATGCAAGATTGGTCACAACGTAATTATAAAAAAAGGAAGCATTATAGGAGACAATGTCGAAATTTCTGATGGGACAATTATAGGAAAATCTCCTCAAAAGGCTATTGCGAGCAAGACCACAGAAGAAATTGTTCTTCCACCCGCTAAAATAGGTAACAACGTCAAGATTGGAGCAAATAGCATAATCTACAGGGGTGCTGTAATCTCAGACAATGTCTTTATAGCTGATCTTGTGACAATAAGAGAAAATGTGACAATTGGTGAGTATACCATTATAGGTCGTGGTGTTAGCATAGAAAACAAAACAATTATTGGAAGCCGTTGTAAAATAGAGACAAATGCATATATCACTGCTCTTTCAGAGATTGAGGATTGGGCATTTATTGCACCGTGTGTTGTGACCTCAAATGACAATTTTGCGGGAAGAGGGAAGGACAGGGCAAAGTATTTCAAAGGTGTTACAGTGAAACGAGGTGGCAGGATAGGTGCAAATGCAACTGTGCTTCCCGGAAAAGTGATTGGAGAAGAAGGGTTTGTAGGTGCCGGTAGTGTTGTTACAAAAGATGTCATGCCAAGAAAGATTGTTGTGGGAAATCCTGCAAGGGAGATAAAAGATGTACCGGCTGATCAGTTACTTGAAAACCAATAA